Proteins co-encoded in one Lynx canadensis isolate LIC74 chromosome C1, mLynCan4.pri.v2, whole genome shotgun sequence genomic window:
- the AMER3 gene encoding APC membrane recruitment protein 3, which translates to MELKRGKTFIKSSLQISHEKPPDPAATAPVREDAGPWSVSPGGQQRPYSERAPQVSPNAQGYDRCPNKGAKPEPEVGATAFCGTTFKLVRKSKTHDSVPGAGRVSATTGHLVGSASFPGPSSSQRMIDYRHFVPQMPFVPAVAKSIPRKRISLKRPKKCFRNLFHIRRNKTENLASLVTKRESLSSPGGPSESGGQTDTGFFPFGEGLGPDGLCQDLSDSELLPDSSFDLCRALCEDVASLKSFDSLTGCGEIFADESSVPSLELNESLESPTQVSQALENKVLRGPFQGSMEQLASPAQNEMSDFAKFWDSVNRSVRQQHSTLLGPWLGSPQGTDTDRPRLDTAGLAELPLCPCRDPHSGSKASSIDTGTPKSEQPESVSTSDEGYYDSFSPGLEEDKKEASSPGTPAAAFPRDSYSGDALYELFYDPSEGPVGPSLDDDLCVSESLSGPALGAPLSMCSFHVGAEENLAPTPGPDLLSQSFLQSSWKGKECLLKLCDTELAITMGIINWLRRSPELRTPPASAPGDTATSPRGQTEKLEAGSEQKSPGPVKLEVRGPGASDAGRTIVGSVPSRRELWAHSLTKGLLAGDSKVLAGPEQVTSSLSRDPSLECVQVSGEGGTQGCYEGLFSPVGSATSATTDTCSKNKVSNLWPSSQEPRPPGNLEYFRGSWRPGPGESTLDVEPTLTGCAAQVAALQIQPDCQPPTKQPPRQDVSSGLCRKPQTRGPEILQQKQPNSFPSVAVSCGLPSLGSPLHSSQDQRCPGHVLDLSQLRVEHTRMDAQSRASVENQPL; encoded by the coding sequence atggagctgaAGAGAGGAAAGACCTTCATCAAATCCAGCCTGCAGATTTCCCATGAGAAACCCCCAGACCCAGCAGCCACTGCTCCAGTCAGGGAGGATGCAGGTCCCTGGTCAGTCTCACCAGGAGGGCAACAGCGGCCCTACAGTGAGAGAGCCCCACAGGTTAGTCCCAACGCCCAAGGCTATGACAGATGCCCCAACAAGGGAGCGAAACCAGAACCCGAGGTGGGGGCTACAGCCTTCTGTGGGACCACCTTCAAACTGGTACGAAAGAGCAAGACTCATGACAGTGTGCCTGGGGCTGGCAGGGTGAGTGCCACCACAGGGCACCTGGTGGGCAGCGCGAGTTTCCCAGGACCCTCTAGCAGCCAGCGCATGATTGACTACCGCCACTTTGTACCCCAGATGCCCTTCGTGCCAGCTGTGGCCAAGAGCATACCAAGGAAGAGGATCTCCCTGAAACGACCTAAGAAGTGCTTTCGGAACCTATTCCACATTCGCAGAAACAAGACTGAGAACTTGGCCTCACTCGTAACCAAGAGGGAGAGCCTGTCCTCGCCTGGAGGCCCATCAGAGTCTGGAGGGCAGACAGACACAGGCTTCTTTCCCTTTGGTGAAGGACTGGGGCCAGATGGCCTATGTCAAGACCTATCTGACAGCGAGCTCCTGCCCGACTCTTCCTTTGACCTCTGTAGGGCCCTGTGTGAGGATGTGGCCTCACTCAAGAGCTTTGACTCTCTCACAGGCTGTGGGGAGATCTTTGCAGATGAAAGTTCCGTGCCATCCCTGGAACTGAACGAGAGCCTGGAGAGCCCAACTCAGGTATCACAGGCCCTTGAAAACAAAGTTCTTAGGGGCCCCTTCCAGGGCAGCATGGAACAGCTGGCATCACCTGCCCAAAATGAGATGTCTGACTTTGCCAAGTTCTGGGACAGTGTGAATCGCTCTGTGAGACAGCAGCATAGCACCCTACTGGGCCCATGGCTGGGGAGTCCCCAGGGGACAGATACAGACCGACCCAGGCTGGATACAGCTGGGCTTGCTGAGCTCCCCCTGTGTCCTTGCAGGGACCCCCACAGTGGCTCCAAAGCCAGCTCCATAGACACAGGTACCCCCAAGAGTGAACAGCCAGAATCTGTGTCCACAAGTGATGAAGGCTACTATGACTCCTTCTCACCTGGCCTCGAGGAGGATAAGAAGGAGGCTTCGAGCCCAGGCACACCTGCAGCTGCCTTCCCCCGGGATAGCTACAGTGGAGATGCCCTCTATGAGCTCTTCTATGACCCCAGCGAGGGCCCTGTTGGCCCAAGCCTGGATGATGACCTGTGTGTGTCTGAGAGTCTGTCAGGGCCAGCACTAGGAGCACCACTGTCCATGTGCAGCTTCCATGTGGGGGCAGAGGAGAACTTGGCCCCAACACCAGGTCCAGACCTGCTCAGCCAGAGCTTTTTGCAAAGCTCCTGGAAGGGCAAAGAGTGTCTGCTAAAGCTCTGTGACACTGAGCTTGCCATCACCATGGGCATTATCAATTGGCTTCGCCGTAGCCCTGAGCTCCGCACCCCACCTGCCTCAGCCCCTGGGGATACTGCAACCTCAcccaggggacagacagagaaactGGAAGCTGGCTCTGAGCAAAAGAGCCCAGGTCCAGTGAAGCTGGAGGTCAGGGGGCCTGGGGCTTCAGATGCAGGTAGGACCATTGTGGGCTCAGTACCCAGCAGGCGGGAGCTGTGGGCACATTCGCTTACCAAGGGCCTACTTGCTGGAGACAGCAAGGTCCTAGCAGGGCCTGAGCAGGTAACTAGCTCTCTGTCCAGGGACCCATCTCTGGAGTGTGTGCAGgtctctggggaaggagggacacAAGGCTGCTATGAAGGCTTGTTCTCCCCTGTGGGGTCTGCAACCTCTGCAACAACAGACACTTGCAGCAAAAACAAAGTCTCAAACCTTTGGCCTAGCTCCCAGGAGCCCAGACCACCTGGGAATCTGGAGTATTTCCGAGGTTCTTGGAGGCCTGGTCCTGGGGAAAGCACCCTCGATGTAGAGCCCACCCTGACAGGCTGTGCGGCCCAGGTTGCAGCCCTGCAGATCCAACCAGACTGCCAACCCCCTACTAAACAGCCCCCAAGGCAGGACGTGAGCAGTGGGCTCTGCAGGAAACCTCAAACCAGGGGCCCTGAAATTCTGCAGCAGAAACAGCCTAACAGCTTCCCTAGCGTGGCAGTTTCATGTGGCCTGCCCTCCCTGGGTAGTCCACTACACAGCTCACAGGACCAGAGGTGCCCAGGCCATGTTCTTGACCTCAGCCAGCTCAGGGTGGAGCACACCAGGATGGATGCCCAGTCTCGTGCCTCTGTGGAGAACCAGCCCCTGTAG